In one window of Pieris brassicae chromosome 10, ilPieBrab1.1, whole genome shotgun sequence DNA:
- the LOC123715729 gene encoding uncharacterized protein LOC123715729, whose product MWRAALVAGVLVALAARAAAGGCGVAELACRSGACVRLDAYCDGEAQCPDGSDEPLHCSPCNRTYYGRVGVAYGVALRGAPRAPFLCHLTFTAGGGAHGDLVQLAFDEFRVGRYEAGALDGCPDGYMQLSELGRPFTGGSWCGAAEGVALYYSETATVTASLKLFRARLGEPFALRLRYKFLSRRDAVVRFGAGEAPLERGAVAPGTYCTRTYEECRRKPCRLQSPNYPGMYPRNVTCYWSLRQKDVPTCKHAMISVRQDHAHKMQIKRSISMASLNKTGRAVVAWRACTGERDRLIFYDGASTDDPVLLEYCGGDLLPRVASRGPDMLVAFHSSPFSAPPRAAPPLAPLRGFELDVHVIFADSDSLDYAREARRCEFHVKASSSDEELNGTSSSASSRGRRGLIHAPTHTLPPNTTCTWTFHGRPGDLVWIYFSSFTQYSLVDSRRTESSASDRENDRAACAVELRIWDGGGADGGGGALLGRYCDVAPALCARAALANATRVPRPCAPPDGYVSAASLLSIAATTRPGTATHPLAFSLHYEFIDARLEGVPLPISETRVRTEPTECARRLLAPGSFTSPRNALWFGRGGARRLRCVYRLQADGGRVELSVLAAAFGRDPRCATRLDPLTGRPSCTPEPSDPPDVDSRPVDLLPDFDDGDDEVPSYLPHLRIYETPWPGYRVPLACICDNSSTPLSLASGGPALELELVAGALLAGEDQRHVHFAADWRRGAAPASCASRRRLAPPGGHLHLFFPYNSNRISECGEAPFLLIARGNRSVYLRVWGYELPNISGINSDGNGCHTVNRVLVYDAHTSRLVKAICPGDAEGPVVQVYSPEWVARGAGREASLLVVWAARETGSATLAWMEVWRAAGGNASLCARPCPSLAACMPSALWCDGAPDCPGGTDEAGACGAGARLLAALGAPAAAGAAGASAAVAVLVLLAAVALRRRRARRGKELLGAAAATRGRRLTEELLYDSSRASSLAS is encoded by the exons ATGTGGCGAGCGGCGCTGGTCGCGGGCGTCCTGGTGGCGCTGGCCGCGCGCGCTGCCGCCGGTGGATGCGGTGTCGCAGAGCTGGCGTGCCGGAGTGGTGCGTGCGTGCGTCTCGATGCCTACTGCGACGGCGAAGCGCAGTGCCCCGACGGCAGCGATGAGCCACTTCACTGCTCGCCGTGTAATCGCACGTACTATGGCCGCGTCGGGGTAGCGTACGGCGTGGCACTTCGCGGGGCGCCGCGGGCACCTTTCCTGTGTCACCTGACCTTCACGGCGGGAGGCGGCGCGCACGGTGATCTCGTACAACTCGCATTCGACGAGTTCCGTGTGGGGCGCTATGAAGCGGGCGCCCTTGACGGCTGTCCCGATGGATACATGCAACTGTCGGAGTTAGGACGACCGTTCACAGGTGGCTCTTGGTGCGGCGCCGCCGAGGGTGTGGCGTTGTACTACAGTGAGACGGCAACGGTCACGGCGTCGCTGAAGTTGTTTCGGGCTCGACTGGGTGAGCCGTTCGCGCTGCGGCTGCGTTACAAGTTCCTCTCGCGTCGCGATGCCGTGGTGCGCTTCGGTGCGGGCGAAGCACCCTTGGAACGCGGTGCGGTGGCTCCGGGCACATACTGCACGCGTACTTATGAGGAATGCCGCCGCAAGCCATGTCGCCTGCAGAGTCCCAATTATCCTGGCATGTACCCCCGCAACGTCACCTGCTACTGGAGCCTGCGCCAGAAAGACGTACCCACCTGCAAACACGCCATGATATCTGTCCGGCAAGATCACGCGCATAAGATGCAGATCAAGCGATCTATTTCGATGGCGAG CTTAAACAAAACTGGTCGTGCGGTGGTGGCGTGGAGAGCCTGCACAGGTGAACGCGACCGGCTCATCTTCTACGACGGCGCCAGTACGGATGACCCCGTCCTACTGGAGTACTGTGGTGGGGACCTGCTACCGCGGGTCGCTTCTCGTGGCCCCGACATGCTCGTAGCTTTTCATTCCTCACCCTTCAGCGCGCCGCCTCGCGCCGCCCCACCACTTGCGCCATTACGGGGCTTCGAGCTCGATGTGCATGTAATATTTGCCGATTCAGATTCGCTCGACTACGCCAG AGAGGCACGCAGGTGCGAGTTTCACGTCAAGGCCTCGTCGTCGGACGAGGAATTGAACGGTACCTCTTCGTCCGCATCTAGTCGAGGCCGTCGTGGGCTCATACACGCACCTACTCATACTTTGCCACCGAACACCACGTGCACCTGGACTTTTCACGGCCGCCCCG GGGACCTCGTGTGGATTTATTTCTCGAGCTTCACGCAGTACTCGTTGGTGGACAGCCGCCGCACGGAAAGCAGCGCAAGCGATCGGGAGAACGATAGGGCGGCTTGTGCTGTGGAGTTACGAATCTGGGACGGAGGCGGAGCAGACGGCGGAGGCGGAGCATTGCTCGGGCGCTACTGTGATGTCGCACCCGCACTTTGCGCTCGCGCCGCACTTGCCAACGCCACACGCGTGCCTCGCCCGTGCGCACCTCCCGACGGCTACGTGTCTGCCGCCTCTCTACTCTCCATCGCTGCCACCACGCGCCCGGGCACCGCCACGCATCCGCTCGCTTTCTCGCTGCATTACGAGTTTATCGACGCCCGTTTGGAGGGGGTGCCTCTGCCAATCTCCGAGACGCGAGTCCGCACCGAACCCACCGAATGCGCTCGCAGGTTGCTGGCTCCTGGGTCTTTCACGTCACCGCGCAACGCACTGTGGTTTGGGCGCGGCGGAGCGCGCCGTCTGCGCTGCGTGTATAGATTACAAGCGGACGGCGGCCGCGTCGAGTTGAGTGTTCTGGCGGCGGCATTCGGCCGCGATCCACGATGCGCCACGAGGCTCGATCCTCTCACGGGGCGCCCGAGCTGCACGCCGGAACCGTCCGATCCGCCTGATGTGGACTCGCGCCCCGTTGACCTTCTACCTGATTTCGACGATGGTGACGATGAAGTTCCATCGTATTTGCCACATCTTCGAATCTACGAAACGCCTTGGCCGGGTTATCGG GTACCGTTGGCTTGCATTTGCGACAACAGTAGCACGCCACTGAGTCTAGCGTCGGGTGGGCCAGCCTTAGAGCTGGAACTGGTGGCGGGAGCCTTATTGGCTGGAGAAGACCAGCGTCACGTGCATTTCGCAGCCGACTGGCGCCGTGGTGCCGCCCCCGCCTCCTGCGCCTCACGCCGACGTTTGGCCCCACCCGGTGGACATTTACATCTGTTCTTCCCTTATAA CTCCAATCGAATATCCGAATGTGGCGAGGCGCCATTTCTTCTGATCGCACGAGGCAATCGGTCCGTTTACCTACGCGTTTGGGGCTACGAGCTGCCCAATATCTCGGGGATCAACAGCGACGGCAACGGCTGCCACACTGTCAACAGGGTCCTAGTCTACGACGCTCACACTTCACG GTTGGTGAAAGCGATCTGTCCCGGTGACGCGGAGGGTCCGGTCGTCCAAGTCTACAGCCCGGAATGGGTGGCAAGGGGCGCGGGGCGTGAAGCCAGTCTGCTGGTGGTGTGGGCGGCGCGCGAAACGGGCTCGGCGACCCTCGCCTGGATGGAGGTGTGGCGAGCTGCCGGCGGAAACGCATCTCTATGTGCGCGCCCTTGTCCCTCACTCGCCGCCTGCATGCCCTCCGCACTGTGGTGCGACGGGGCGCCGGACTGCCCCGGCGGCACCGACGAGGCAGGCGCGTGTGGAGCCGGAGCTCGACTGCTGGCGGCGCTGGGTGCCCCGGCGGCCGCCGGAGCCGCGGGGGCTTCGGCGGCGGTAGCCGTGTTGGTTCTGCTGGCGGCCGTGGCGCTACGACGACGGCGCGCCCGTCGCGGCAAGGAGCTGCTAGGCGCGGCGGCGGCGACCCGTGGTCGGCGACTCACGGAAGAGTTGCTGTACGATAGCTCGCGTGCGTCTTCGTTGGCATCCTGA
- the LOC123715297 gene encoding regulator of MON1-CCZ1 complex — MAEFCLHDSDQYYLSLSEPPKRFDPNSPVTNVFFDDTNGQVFTVRSGGVTGVTVNGLDDSKSTSFRMEDKGPIISIKFSPDHKVLAIQRNVDAQTPSVEFANFKDLVPTNVEYSHTCKWKNAKILGFVWPKVNEIAFITDYGIELLQVFPEKKQLKTLKSTSFSCAWFSWCAQSNIVVLAGNNGALLQPFSLSSSNITKLQKLELDATRPVVERDVFVIRLCEATWCAIFRHGSPSTSVSGPTEVCLMPITGGNGILHILKTGLVGRFAVSVIDNLLVIHHQSSQTSQIFDIMEESKRDNNTANHLPIVSGVSMKPALVDGQECPMYSGNWVVFQPDYIIDARLGCLWKVNLIHSGLAHSLSKDEIPKVVGALLRRQGGNDTIYRILNQLVTNADTHLVELSRVFDEINSVYRKWADIEVARNTAGQVVEKGSDTFPVLISQTDMCSHVLQAHADDKYLVQVVTAYLSSLSLHNMTVQQPVAEISVRTLVTRGASGRLRSLVRRGCLGEEQLLACQLLSLGHFDPAAAQLALDMMCRLKAHEEIVEVLLSWNEPVSAAGAARQCGVWGALPARKVLSAAKVHGPAAFRALYHALLARNERERGSPHFLKGEQCEIYIEYYKQLMEDS; from the exons ATGGCGGAGTTTTGTCTTCACGATAGTgaccaatattatttatcgcTTTCGGAACCACCTAAAAGATTTGACCCAAACAGTCCAGTaacgaatgttttttttgacGACACCAATGGGCAG gtATTTACTGTAAGGTCAGGAGGTGTAACTGGAGTTACCGTGAATGGTTTAGATGATTCTAAGAGTACTTCATTCAGAATGGAAGATAAAGGGCCAatcatttctataaaattctcgCCAGATCACAAAGTATTAGCAATACAGAGAAATGTTGATGCACAGACCCCTTCAGTAGAATTTGCCAACTTTAAGGACCTTGTTCCAACAAATGTAGAGTACAGCCACACATGTAAATGGAAAAATGCAAAGATACTGGGGTTTGTATGGCCTAAAGTAAATGAGATAGCATTTATTACTGATTATGGAATTGAATTGCTGCAAGTGTTtccagaaaaaaaacaattgaagacATTGAAGAGCACTTCATTCAG ttgTGCCTGGTTTTCTTGGTGTGCTCAGAGTAACATTGTGGTATTGGCTGGTAACAATGGTGCTTTGCTGCAACCATTCTCGCTCAGCAGCTCAAATATTACTAAGCTTCAGAAATTGGAAT tagACGCAACTCGACCCGTTGTGGAGAGAGATGTGTTTGTAATAAGACTATGTGAAGCAACTTGGTGTGCGATATTCAGACATGGCAGTCCCAGTACATCAGTGTCTGGACCTACTGag GTTTGTCTTATGCCAATAACAGGTGGCAATGGTATACTACACATTCTCAAAACTGGATTGGTTGGAAGATTTGCGGTCAGCGTCATCGATAATTTGCTGGTTATACATCATCAG TCGAGCCAAACATCccaaatatttgatataatgGAGGAATCAAAACGCGACAACAATACAGCAAACCACCTGCCTATAGTCTCAGGAGTGTCAATGAAACCGGCTTTAGTTGATGGACAAGAATGTCCTATGT ACTCAGGCAACTGGGTAGTATTTCAACCAGACTATATAATCGACGCGCGACTTGGCTGCTTGTGGAAAGTCAATCTTATACATTCAGGGCTTGCTCACAGT ctaTCGAAAGACGAGATTCCAAAGGTGGTAGGTGCACTGCTGCGGCGTCAAGGCGGCAATGATACGATATATCGAATTCTGAATCAACTGGTCACAAACGCTGATACTCATCTCGTTGAACTCAGCCGAGTCTTTGATGAAATCAATTCTGTCTACAG AAAATGGGCAGACATAGAAGTGGCTCGGAATACGGCCGGCCAAGTCGTGGAAAAAGGCAGCGACACATTCCCCGTGCTCATCTCTCAGACGGACATGTGCAGCCATGTGTTGCAGGCTCATGCTGATGACAAATACCTTGTTCAG GTCGTAACAGCCTACCTCTCATCACTCTCCCTCCACAATATGACAGTTCAGCAGCCAGTCGCAGAGATCTCTGTCAGGACCCTGGTGACCCGAGGGGCCAGCGGTCGGTTAAGGTCACTGGTAAGGCGCGGGTGTCTCGGGGAAGAACAGCTATTGGCTTGTCAGTTGCTCAGTCTGGGGCATTTTGATCCTGCCGCTGCTCAGTTAGCTTTGGATATGATGTGCCGGTTGAAGGCACATGAG GAGATAGTAGAAGTTCTGCTAAGCTGGAACGAACCAGTCAGCGCGGCGGGGGCGGCTCGTCAATGTGGGGTTTGGGGCGCACTTCCGGCCCGAAAGGTCCTGTCCGCTGCTAAAGTACACGGCCCAGCCGCCTTTCGAGCCCTTTACCACGCCCTTCTAGCAAGAAATGAAAGAGAAAGAGGCTCACCGCATTTTCTTaaag GTGAACAGTGTGAAATTTacattgaatattataaacagcTGATGGAGGACTCATGA
- the LOC123715299 gene encoding protein CC2D2B-like, translating into MEYLEIEKHIIHILRGMDVNRQTRENLKAKFTAISTKKNDSIRFDATILKYTAAFLDFKEKYYYKLNEKRKLLCNILSLWSDIKSIRHKLGIITTSYVLEVEKLYISVDALAAHWKEVFQKEYTDFLIELEYDYVNKYLEYKKLKSDENYDKNIPVKPKLHIDPDRIKDDVEKRVGLLVSPEDVSVRLKYDKTIQKVKPKTETQREENYIYLKVFIDDVFVCESERLEVKDISAIHYKDSFTLQILENNKTLTFILCEGSKDISALTMELDEIRRKYLNTVLINKHFVCYNKIKPTSLFIGNGYTIRDITAINNIILKSNHLFQGKLLTSCEIKLSVSWNDTFNANENPNSSLKYCLDVKKQIQRILHGLDKPNLNTLLNILNDVYEFEIDDKNIIKSLKDMCKNKSKQDKFDFINKENCTRFKLLKLRNLGRFVNVINKIIPLFDSQITTEQLSTMQREDKEFIVEYFESQRADMDPIDLERYVGMKFIEKLNKQIVTDFNDMLLRKTHKDVVNDYQDLTLRSIFSSKTNTSLATSSVTKQSLESELAKEQEIYMTVLRAFNLFDRCDTEQQENDESIAGGYLVPSEIPLPNMSPIYMAVRQG; encoded by the exons ATGGAATATCTTGAGAttgaaaaacatataatacatatattaagaGGGATGGATGTAAATAGGCAGACAAGAGAAAATCTTAAAGCGAAGTTCACTGCAATTAGTACTAAGAAAAATGATAGTATACGGTTTGATGCaactattctaaaatatacagCAGCTTTTCtagattttaaagaaaaatattattataaattgaacGAAAAGAGAAAGTtgctttgtaatattttatcattgtggtcagatataaaaagtataaggCATAAGTTGGGCATCATTACCACTTCTTACGTATTAGAGGTAGAAAAACTTTACATAAGCGTAGACGCTCTCGCCGCACACTGGAAGGAAGTATTTCAGAAGGAATATACAGATTTTCTTATTGAATTAGAATATGATtacgtaaacaaatatttagagtacaaaaaattaaaaagtgatGAGAATTATGACAAAAACATACCTGTTAAACCAAAACTTCACATTGATCCAGACCGAATAAAAGACGATGTCGAAAAACGTGTCGGTTTGTTAGTAAGTCCCGAAGATGTATCTGTTAGacttaaatatgataaaacaatacaaaaagtaaAGCCAAAAACAGAAACTCAGAGAGaagaaaactatatttacTTGAAAGTATTCATTGATGATGTGTTTGTATGTGAATCTGAACGATTGGAAGTGAAAGATATTTCTGCAATCCATTATAAAGATTCTTTTACATTgcaaatattagaaaataataaaaccctCACTTTTATCCTGTGTGAAGGAAGTAAAGATATTTCAGCTCTTACAATGGAGTTGGACGAAATTCGCAGAAAGTATTTGAATACAGTACTTatcaataaacattttgtgtgttacaataaaattaaaccaacATCATTATTCATCGGTAATGGATATACCATAAGAGACATTACagccattaataatataattctaaaaagtAACCATTTATTTCAAGGGAAATTATTAACATCATGTGAAATCAAATTGAGTGTTTCCTGGAATGATACCTTCAATGCAAATGAAAATCCAAATAgctctttaaaatattgtttagatgTCAAAAAACAGATTCAAAGAATACTTCATGGTCTAgataaaccaaatttaaacaccttattgaatattttaaatgatgttTACGAATTTGAAATCGacgacaaaaatattattaagagttTAAAAgatatgtgtaaaaataaatccaaacAAGACaagtttgattttattaataaagaaaattgcaCTCGGTTTAAGTTATTGAAATTGAGAAATCTTGGACGTTTCGTTAatgttattaacaaaattattcccTTGTTTGATTCTCAAATAACGACAGAACAATTAAGTACAATGCAACGTGAAGATAAAGAATTCATCGTTGAATATTTTGAAAGTCAACGTGCAGATATGGATCCAATAGATTTAGAGAGATATGTAGGCATGAAAttcatagaaaaattaaataaacaaatcgtGACAGATTTCAACGATATGCTTCTGAGGAAGACTCATAAAGACGTTGTCAATGATTATCAAGATCTTACTTTAAG gAGTATATTTTCAAGTAAAACAAATACGTCCTTGGCAACATCATCTGTAACTAAACAATCACTTGAATCAGAATTAGCTAAGGAGCAAGAAATATACATGACAGTATTGcgggcttttaatttatttgaccGTTGCGACACGGAACAACAAGAAAACGACGAGAGCATTGCTG GAGGATACCTTGTACCCAGTGAAATACCTCTACCAAATATGAGCCCCATATATATGGCCGTCCGTCAAGGATAA
- the LOC123715298 gene encoding alcohol dehydrogenase class-3 → MSNAGKVIKCKAAVAWEAGKPLSIEEIEVDPPKAGEVRVKILATGVCHTDAYTLSGKDPEGVFPVVLGHEGGGIVESIGEGVTTVKPGDHVLPLYVPQCKECKFCLNPKTNLCQKVRVTQGQGVMPDGTKRFHCKGQELFHFMGCSTFSEYTVVLEISLCKIANNAPLDKVCLLGCGVTTGYGAALNTAKVESGSNCAIFGLGAVGLAVALGCKVAGAKRIIGVDINPDKFETAKKFGVNEFVNPKDYDKPIQQVLVDLTDGGLDYTFECIGNVNTMRAALEACHKGWGESVIIGVAGAGEEISTRPFQLVTGRVWRGTAFGGYKSRDNVPKLVEDYLTKKLPLDDFVTHKVSLNEINEAFHLMHVGKSIRAVVEF, encoded by the coding sequence ATGTCGAATGCTGGGAAAGTAATTAAGTGCAAAGCTGCCGTGGCATGGGAGGCTGGCAAACCATTATCTATTGAAGAAATTGAAGTAGACCCGCCCAAAGCCGGCGAAGTCCGCGTTAAAATTCTTGCAACAGGCGTCTGCCACACCGATGCTTACACGCTTTCTGGGAAAGATCCCGAAGGAGTTTTTCCTGTGGTACTTGGACACGAGGGCGGTGGTATTGTCGAGAGCATTGGGGAAGGCGTGACAACAGTTAAACCTGGTGATCATGTGTTACCTCTATACGTTCCGCAGTGCAAAGAGTGCAAGTTCTGTCTAAATCCCAAGACCAACCTTTGCCAGAAAGTGCGTGTTACCCAGGGTCAAGGTGTAATGCCCGATGGAACTAAAAGATTCCATTGCAAGGGTCAAGAATTGTTCCATTTTATGGGATGCTCCACTTTCAGTGAATACACAGTTGTTTTGGAAATCTCTCTTTGCAAAATTGCTAACAATGCTCCTTTAGATAAAGTATGTTTGCTTGGCTGTGGAGTTACTACAGGATATGGAGCTGCATTGAATACAGCAAAGGTTGAGTCTGGATCCAACTGTGCAATCTTTGGTCTGGGTGCTGTCGGTTTAGCTGTAGCTCTTGGCTGTAAGGTTGCAGGGGCTAAGAGGATTATTGGTGTGGATATAAACCCTGATAAATTTGAAACTGCTAAGAAATTTGGTGTAAATGAGTTTGTAAACCCCAAGGATTACGATAAGCCAATCCAGCAAGTTCTAGTTGACTTGACAGATGGAGGACTGGATTATACCTTTGAATGCATTGGTAATGTGAACACAATGCGTGCTGCCCTTGAGGCCTGCCACAAGGGTTGGGGAGAATCTGTTATTATTGGAGTGGCTGGTGCTGGTGAAGAGATTAGTACCCGTCCCTTCCAGCTTGTGACTGGTAGAGTTTGGAGAGGAACTGCCTTTGGTGGGTACAAGAGTCGTGATAATGTTCCTAAACTTGTTGAAGACTACCTCACTAAGAAGCTTCCTCTGGATGATTTTGTAACCCATAAAGTGTcacttaatgaaataaatgaagCTTTTCACCTTATGCATGTAGGAAAATCTATTCGTGCTGTTGTTgaattctaa